In a genomic window of Maricaulis maris MCS10:
- a CDS encoding cytochrome b, which translates to MSTTTRYTGVAIALHWVIAAMLIGMVFYAWHMEDLKHALFAGEDVSIGEVQFAYNAHKTTGLLVLFLSLARLAWRLTHPGPGLPDGMTRWEQLAATGTHWAFYAIMIGMPLGGLIAASAAEPPTLLFNNPDLVLPKLPVPQTEGFQSISASLHGAGGWAIFVLTGLHVAAALKHQFINKDGLMARMIPFLKG; encoded by the coding sequence ATGAGCACCACCACACGCTACACAGGCGTCGCTATCGCCCTGCACTGGGTCATCGCGGCGATGTTGATCGGCATGGTCTTCTATGCCTGGCACATGGAAGATCTCAAACACGCCCTGTTTGCGGGCGAGGATGTCTCGATTGGTGAGGTCCAGTTCGCCTATAACGCCCACAAGACGACCGGCCTGTTGGTCCTGTTTCTGTCGCTGGCCCGCCTCGCCTGGCGGCTCACCCATCCGGGGCCCGGCCTGCCCGACGGCATGACGCGCTGGGAACAACTGGCCGCGACCGGGACCCATTGGGCGTTCTACGCCATCATGATCGGCATGCCGCTGGGCGGCCTGATCGCCGCCTCGGCCGCTGAGCCACCGACCCTGTTGTTCAACAATCCCGATCTCGTCCTGCCCAAACTCCCGGTCCCGCAGACCGAAGGTTTCCAGTCCATCTCCGCCAGCCTGCACGGGGCCGGTGGCTGGGCCATTTTCGTGCTGACCGGCCTGCACGTCGCCGCAGCCCTTAAGCACCAGTTCATCAACAAGGATGGATTGATGGCCCGCATGATCCCCTTCCTGAAAGGCTGA
- a CDS encoding YceI family protein, translating into MLRTTLIALTALAALTVPAMAQDWTIDPDVSSVGFETTVSGGSVSGEFDSWTAEITLDPADLDAARIIASVTTASGSTGNRQMDDSMLSNAGLNPTDYETASFVSDDIRATDTGYEAHGVMTIRGTERELVMPFTLDIADGRAVADASFVIIRSEFGVGGSSWGSAAAEVSMVLHIEADAAD; encoded by the coding sequence ATGTTGCGTACAACCCTCATTGCCCTGACCGCGCTGGCCGCCCTCACCGTGCCGGCAATGGCCCAGGACTGGACCATCGACCCTGACGTCTCATCGGTCGGTTTCGAGACCACCGTCTCCGGCGGTTCGGTGTCAGGCGAATTCGACAGCTGGACGGCCGAGATCACGCTCGATCCGGCCGATCTCGACGCAGCCCGCATCATTGCCAGCGTGACGACGGCCAGTGGCTCGACCGGCAATCGCCAGATGGATGACAGCATGCTGTCCAATGCCGGTCTCAACCCGACCGACTACGAGACGGCGAGCTTTGTCTCCGACGATATCCGCGCCACCGATACCGGCTATGAGGCCCATGGCGTGATGACCATACGGGGCACCGAGCGTGAACTGGTGATGCCCTTCACGCTCGACATCGCCGACGGCCGCGCCGTCGCCGATGCCAGCTTCGTCATCATCCGCTCCGAGTTCGGCGTGGGTGGATCGAGCTGGGGCTCGGCCGCCGCCGAAGTTTCGATGGTTCTCCATATTGAAGCGGATGCGGCGGACTGA
- a CDS encoding L-threonylcarbamoyladenylate synthase, whose translation MSAPMQPALSKPAPIKPASDPAVIEEAVAILKAGGLVAMPTETVYGLAADAGNADAVARLYAAKGRPRFNPLIAHVAGPNMAWRLAGWPDLADQLAESFWPGPLTLVLPKRPDAPIADIANAGLDSIALRAPRHAAAQALIRAFDGPLVAPSANPSGAVSPTTAAHVAEGLGDRIDLILDGGACPVGLESTVIALLGGTPTLLRPGGLARRQIEAITGRLADAGDGEALLAPGMMKSHYAPNAAMRLGAETAQPGEVLLGFGTISGDLNLSETGDLAEAATGLFAALRTLDARGATRIAVAPIPDEGLGEAINDRLQRAAAPKDDLI comes from the coding sequence ATGAGCGCCCCCATGCAACCCGCCTTGAGCAAACCCGCCCCGATCAAACCGGCCAGCGATCCGGCCGTGATAGAGGAGGCCGTGGCCATCCTCAAGGCCGGCGGCCTTGTCGCCATGCCGACCGAGACGGTCTATGGCCTCGCCGCCGATGCCGGCAATGCTGATGCCGTGGCGCGCCTGTATGCAGCGAAGGGACGGCCGCGCTTCAACCCGCTGATCGCCCATGTTGCCGGCCCCAACATGGCCTGGCGGCTGGCCGGCTGGCCCGATCTGGCCGACCAGCTGGCCGAAAGCTTCTGGCCCGGCCCGCTGACCCTTGTCCTGCCCAAACGCCCGGACGCGCCGATCGCCGACATCGCCAATGCCGGCCTCGACTCGATCGCGCTGCGCGCGCCGCGCCATGCCGCCGCCCAGGCCCTGATCCGGGCCTTTGACGGCCCCCTTGTCGCCCCCAGCGCCAACCCGTCCGGCGCTGTCAGCCCGACCACCGCCGCCCATGTCGCCGAAGGCCTGGGTGACCGGATTGACCTCATCCTCGATGGCGGCGCCTGCCCGGTCGGGCTGGAATCAACCGTCATCGCCCTCCTGGGCGGCACGCCGACCTTGTTGCGGCCGGGCGGGCTGGCCCGGCGCCAGATCGAGGCCATTACCGGCCGGCTGGCCGATGCCGGCGATGGCGAGGCCCTGCTCGCCCCCGGCATGATGAAAAGCCATTACGCGCCGAATGCGGCCATGCGACTGGGCGCTGAAACGGCACAGCCCGGTGAAGTCCTGCTGGGCTTTGGCACCATTTCCGGCGACCTCAACCTGTCGGAGACCGGCGACCTCGCCGAGGCCGCGACCGGTCTTTTCGCCGCCCTGCGGACCCTCGACGCCCGCGGCGCCACACGAATTGCGGTTGCGCCCATCCCCGATGAAGGCTTGGGTGAAGCCATCAATGACCGGCTGCAACGCGCCGCCGCGCCAAAAGACGACCTGATCTGA
- a CDS encoding FAD-binding oxidoreductase produces MPVTETVTATQTPAARALPDSLTAQLKQVLGPKGWSQDAHELAPHIADWRGRYQGATPILLKPANTEEVAACVRLCHEAGVAITPQGGNTSLCGAATPMGEVLLTLKRMTGVREVDVDNDSMTVEAGCVLENLQTLAADHNRLFPLSLGSQGSAMIGGLISTNAGGVHVLRYGMTRELVLGLEAVLPDGTIWSGLTGLRKDNTGYDLKQLLIGAEGTLGIITAATLKLFPRPARMEVAFCGLASAEDAVKFLGLAKQVSGGAVTAFELMPRMALDMVLEHVPGTRDPLEGEHAWYVVCEMSFGRANGARETLEDALGQGFEAGLIADAAIAENDSQIHDFWRLRETIAEAERAHGKAVKHDVSIPVSKMPAFMAQATTAVEAAFPGALVIAFGHVGDGNVHFNVAARETGADDDFIAQAAPLSRLVYDLVDSFGGSISAEHGIGILKRAELAARKPVDVAVMRAIKTALDPKGIMNPRVLL; encoded by the coding sequence ATGCCTGTTACCGAAACCGTCACCGCGACCCAGACACCCGCCGCCCGAGCCCTGCCCGACAGCCTCACCGCCCAGCTCAAGCAGGTCCTCGGTCCCAAGGGCTGGTCGCAGGACGCGCATGAACTCGCCCCGCACATTGCCGACTGGCGCGGCCGCTATCAGGGCGCGACGCCGATCCTTCTGAAACCGGCCAATACCGAGGAAGTCGCCGCCTGTGTCCGCTTGTGTCACGAGGCCGGTGTCGCCATCACACCGCAGGGCGGCAATACCTCGCTGTGCGGTGCCGCGACGCCGATGGGCGAAGTGCTGCTGACGCTCAAGCGCATGACCGGCGTGCGCGAGGTCGATGTCGACAATGACTCAATGACGGTCGAGGCCGGCTGCGTGCTGGAAAACCTGCAGACCCTGGCCGCCGACCATAACCGCCTCTTCCCGCTCTCGCTGGGTTCGCAAGGCTCGGCGATGATTGGCGGGCTGATCTCGACCAATGCCGGCGGTGTGCATGTGCTGCGCTATGGCATGACCCGCGAACTGGTTCTGGGCCTGGAGGCCGTCCTGCCCGACGGCACGATCTGGTCTGGCCTCACCGGCCTGCGCAAGGACAATACCGGCTATGATCTCAAGCAATTGCTGATCGGCGCTGAAGGCACGCTGGGCATCATCACGGCGGCCACCCTGAAGCTCTTTCCGCGCCCGGCCCGCATGGAGGTCGCCTTTTGCGGTCTTGCCAGCGCCGAGGATGCGGTCAAATTCCTCGGCCTCGCCAAACAGGTCTCCGGCGGCGCCGTCACGGCGTTTGAACTGATGCCGCGCATGGCGCTGGACATGGTGCTGGAACACGTCCCCGGAACCCGCGATCCGCTGGAAGGCGAACACGCCTGGTATGTGGTGTGTGAAATGAGTTTCGGCCGCGCCAACGGCGCGCGCGAGACGCTGGAAGATGCGCTGGGTCAGGGCTTTGAGGCCGGTCTCATCGCCGATGCCGCCATCGCCGAAAATGACAGCCAGATCCATGACTTCTGGCGCTTGCGCGAGACCATCGCCGAGGCCGAACGGGCCCATGGCAAGGCGGTCAAGCACGATGTTTCGATCCCGGTTTCGAAAATGCCGGCCTTCATGGCCCAGGCGACGACAGCTGTCGAAGCGGCGTTTCCCGGCGCACTGGTCATCGCCTTTGGCCATGTCGGCGACGGCAATGTCCATTTCAACGTCGCCGCCCGCGAAACCGGTGCCGATGATGATTTCATCGCCCAGGCCGCCCCGCTCTCGCGCCTGGTCTATGACCTCGTCGACAGCTTCGGCGGCTCGATCTCGGCCGAGCACGGCATCGGCATTTTGAAACGCGCCGAACTGGCCGCCCGCAAACCGGTCGATGTCGCGGTGATGCGAGCGATCAAGACCGCGCTCGATCCGAAGGGGATCATGAATCCGCGGGTCTTGCTGTAG
- a CDS encoding YceI family protein — MTRLLRLLAPMTALLLASCLTPTTDPQRLPAGQWSLDPGHASLTWQVQHMGLSWYTGRFDDFDATLDFDPAAPGTARMTAIIETASVSTGDPDFDADLASDWLNAGQHPQILFRTTQIDVTGETTGQVTGELTLNGVTNPVTLNVTFNGGLTNWLEGRPALGFSADGHLDRDMFNVGNLPHSIVGPTVRILIEAEFLREED, encoded by the coding sequence ATGACCCGTCTGCTCCGCCTCCTGGCCCCGATGACTGCCCTTTTGCTGGCATCCTGCCTGACGCCGACAACCGACCCGCAGCGCCTGCCCGCCGGGCAATGGTCGCTCGATCCGGGTCATGCCAGCCTCACCTGGCAGGTGCAGCATATGGGGCTGAGCTGGTATACGGGCCGCTTCGATGACTTCGACGCGACGCTGGATTTCGATCCGGCGGCGCCCGGGACTGCCCGGATGACGGCAATCATCGAGACGGCGTCCGTCTCCACCGGCGATCCGGACTTCGACGCCGATCTGGCGTCCGACTGGCTGAATGCCGGCCAGCATCCACAGATCCTGTTCCGCACAACGCAGATCGACGTGACGGGTGAGACTACCGGCCAGGTCACGGGTGAGCTGACCCTGAATGGGGTCACCAATCCGGTCACGCTCAACGTCACCTTCAATGGCGGGCTGACCAACTGGCTTGAAGGGCGCCCGGCTCTGGGTTTCAGCGCCGACGGACACCTGGACCGCGACATGTTCAATGTCGGCAATTTGCCACACAGCATTGTCGGCCCGACCGTGCGTATCCTGATCGAAGCCGAATTCCTGAGAGAGGAAGACTGA